From Woronichinia naegeliana WA131, the proteins below share one genomic window:
- a CDS encoding class I SAM-dependent methyltransferase, translating to MNNPTFSNFYQKQGKAYFQSDRPEMLTYIPSTAKIILEVGCGQGNFGRLIKKHYEAEIWGIELNSQAAMQASQCLDRVICDNFEDDLDLPQHYFDCIIFNDVLEHLVEPERALILARKLLTGSGVIVASIPNVRYFNNLWELLIEADWQYKDLGILDRTHLRFFTRKSMIKLFQQLGYEIQNIEGIHPCEQNYPLAVAPRRRQMFLLLFPWLDKLFRGHLGDMRYQQFAIVAKIQLNKPNASE from the coding sequence ATGAATAATCCTACTTTCTCAAATTTTTACCAAAAACAAGGCAAGGCTTATTTTCAATCTGATCGCCCTGAAATGTTAACCTACATTCCATCAACAGCCAAAATTATTTTAGAAGTAGGTTGTGGCCAAGGCAACTTTGGTCGCTTAATTAAAAAACATTATGAGGCAGAAATTTGGGGGATTGAATTAAATTCCCAAGCTGCAATGCAGGCTTCTCAATGTTTAGATAGAGTCATTTGTGATAATTTTGAGGACGATTTAGACTTACCCCAGCACTATTTTGATTGTATTATTTTTAATGATGTTTTGGAACATCTCGTTGAGCCAGAAAGAGCCTTGATATTGGCAAGAAAATTGCTGACAGGTTCAGGCGTGATTGTCGCCTCAATTCCGAATGTGCGCTATTTTAATAATCTTTGGGAATTATTAATTGAAGCTGATTGGCAATATAAGGATTTAGGGATTTTAGATCGTACTCACTTACGTTTTTTTACCCGTAAAAGTATGATTAAGCTATTTCAACAATTAGGTTATGAAATTCAAAATATTGAAGGAATTCATCCCTGCGAGCAAAATTACCCATTAGCTGTCGCCCCACGCCGTCGTCAAATGTTTTTACTGTTATTTCCCTGGCTTGATAAATTGTTTCGAGGCCATTTGGGGGATATGCGTTATCAACAGTTTGCCATTGTTGCGAAAATACAGTTAAACAAGCCTAATGCTTCAGAATAA
- a CDS encoding 16S rRNA (cytosine(967)-C(5))-methyltransferase, whose translation MTPTTSARQTAFQVLRDIDRKDSYADSALDRILQKSDLQQSDRRLVTELVYGVIRRQRTLDHLIEQFSQKNNQKQPPDLRRILQIGLYQLRYLDQIPASAAVNTSVDLAKANGLKGLAGVVNGILRSYLRIQATQGDPLILPIDPIQKLGIFYSFPDWLIQLFREQWDEQNTAELCQYFNQPPPIDLRINPLKTDLETVEQALAQVTVETQRLAGLPQALRLIKGERTIQNLPGFRDGWWTVQDASAQLVSHILNPQPQDLIIDGCAAPGGKTTHLAELMGDRGTIYACDLTTSRLKKLEKSQQRLQLRSIYPWIGDSRKFQLPEGQLADKVLVDAPCSGLGTLHRNPDIRWRQTPDKIQSLTLLQAEILEQAATWVKPQGDLVYATCTLNPQENQAIIQQFLQTHPQWHLSPLPVLSLAKKIASEEGWLQILPQVQHMDGFFIAKLKKA comes from the coding sequence ATGACCCCGACAACTTCTGCTCGCCAAACTGCTTTTCAGGTATTACGGGATATTGACCGCAAAGATAGTTATGCTGACAGTGCTCTAGACCGCATTCTACAAAAATCCGATTTACAACAGAGCGATCGCCGTTTAGTAACCGAACTAGTCTATGGCGTAATCCGTCGTCAAAGAACCTTAGATCATTTAATTGAACAATTTAGCCAAAAAAACAACCAAAAACAACCGCCGGATCTACGAAGAATTCTCCAGATTGGACTTTACCAACTCCGCTATTTAGATCAAATTCCTGCCTCGGCAGCCGTTAATACCAGTGTTGATCTCGCCAAAGCGAATGGCTTAAAAGGTTTAGCGGGTGTTGTTAACGGCATTTTACGGAGCTATCTACGCATTCAAGCCACCCAAGGCGATCCTTTGATTTTGCCGATTGATCCCATACAAAAATTAGGAATTTTTTATAGCTTTCCTGATTGGTTAATTCAGCTTTTTAGAGAACAGTGGGATGAACAGAACACCGCCGAACTCTGCCAATACTTTAATCAACCACCCCCCATTGATCTGCGGATTAATCCCCTTAAAACCGACCTCGAAACCGTAGAGCAAGCCCTAGCTCAGGTTACTGTAGAAACCCAACGTCTAGCAGGACTGCCCCAAGCCCTACGATTAATTAAAGGAGAACGCACCATTCAAAACTTACCTGGCTTTAGGGATGGTTGGTGGACAGTTCAAGATGCCAGTGCCCAACTGGTTAGCCATATACTCAATCCCCAACCCCAGGACTTAATTATTGATGGCTGTGCGGCCCCTGGTGGCAAAACGACTCATCTTGCTGAATTAATGGGCGATCGCGGCACTATTTATGCTTGTGATTTAACTACCTCCCGTTTAAAAAAACTTGAAAAAAGCCAACAACGTCTCCAACTGCGATCGATTTATCCCTGGATTGGAGATAGCCGAAAATTTCAATTACCAGAGGGTCAACTCGCCGATAAAGTCTTAGTCGATGCTCCCTGCTCCGGTCTAGGCACGCTCCATCGCAATCCTGATATTCGTTGGCGACAAACCCCTGACAAAATCCAATCCCTAACCTTATTACAAGCAGAAATTCTAGAACAAGCCGCCACCTGGGTAAAACCGCAAGGTGATCTTGTCTATGCTACTTGCACCCTTAACCCTCAGGAAAATCAAGCCATTATTCAACAATTTCTGCAAACCCACCCCCAATGGCATCTCTCTCCTTTACCAGTTCTCTCCCTAGCCAAGAAAATCGCCTCCGAGGAAGGTTGGTTACAAATCCTCCCCCAGGTACAACACATGGACGGCTTTTTTATTGCAAAATTGAAGAAAGCATAA
- a CDS encoding PEP-CTERM sorting domain-containing protein — translation MLHQFSPLLAVSAIAVVGATLSVTKAQAVTMNIQSLYNTGVDNNGQALPGNTTDPHYTLVSQPSGGVVTNSTVPSGTFPLNNGGPWLANSSTSNWIGSNSNSSPAGDYTFQTTFNLPNEAILSTAQILGQWTADNTARIFLNGFDTGNVKANGNSFKQTYSFSINHYFQFGNNTLSFVVNNSNIFPSSPVGLRVAAISGTYEAVPEPLTIIGSIAALGFGAKMERKFSRKKAKKAESEA, via the coding sequence ATGCTGCATCAGTTCTCTCCCTTGTTAGCGGTTTCTGCGATCGCGGTGGTAGGTGCAACATTATCCGTAACCAAAGCCCAGGCCGTTACCATGAATATCCAAAGTCTGTATAACACAGGCGTTGATAATAATGGTCAAGCTCTGCCTGGGAACACCACTGATCCTCACTATACCCTTGTCAGTCAGCCCAGTGGCGGTGTTGTCACCAATTCTACTGTCCCCTCTGGTACATTTCCCCTCAATAATGGTGGGCCCTGGTTAGCGAACAGTAGTACGTCAAACTGGATTGGAAGCAACAGTAATTCCTCTCCTGCCGGGGATTATACTTTCCAAACAACTTTCAATTTACCGAACGAGGCGATTCTTTCCACGGCTCAAATTCTTGGTCAATGGACAGCAGATAACACTGCACGAATTTTCTTAAATGGCTTTGATACAGGCAATGTTAAGGCTAATGGCAATAGCTTTAAACAGACCTATAGTTTTAGCATTAATCATTATTTTCAGTTCGGAAACAATACTCTTAGTTTTGTGGTAAATAACTCCAACATTTTTCCCTCTAGTCCTGTAGGTCTTCGTGTTGCAGCCATTTCGGGAACCTATGAGGCCGTCCCTGAACCACTAACAATCATTGGATCGATCGCTGCCTTGGGATTTGGAGCCAAAATGGAACGGAAATTTAGCCGTAAAAAAGCGAAAAAAGCTGAATCTGAAGCCTAA